The Prevotella sp. oral taxon 299 str. F0039 genome has a segment encoding these proteins:
- a CDS encoding GDP-L-fucose synthase, whose product MLSKDTKIYVAGHRGLVGSAIWKNLKNRGYHNLIGKTHSELDLTDQSSVASFFEKERPEVVVLAAAFVGGIMANSIYRADFIMQNMQMQCNVIGQAYKYGVKKLLFLGSTCIYPKAAPQPITEDSLLTGPLEYTNEEYAIAKIAGLKMCESYNLQYGTNYIAVMPTNLYGPNDNFHLENSHVMPAMMRKIYLAKLIHENDWSSIKQDLNLRPVVGVNGECDKDVILSTLKKYGISDNKVELWGSGTPLREFLWSEDMADACVHLLLNVNFKDIIGIDKYSSVCYGSKVDGIVDRNETVGRGGAIPSLGEIRNCHINIGTGKEITIKDLAYLVKKVVNFSGEICFDISKPDGTPRKLVSVEKLNALGWHHSVEIEEGVQRLFNWYEQDLKRL is encoded by the coding sequence ATGCTATCGAAAGATACCAAAATATATGTTGCAGGGCATAGAGGACTTGTTGGTTCGGCAATTTGGAAAAATCTAAAGAATAGAGGTTATCATAATCTTATTGGTAAAACACACTCTGAACTCGATTTAACAGACCAAAGTAGTGTTGCTTCTTTTTTTGAGAAGGAACGTCCTGAGGTGGTAGTTCTTGCTGCAGCGTTTGTTGGTGGAATTATGGCTAACTCTATATATCGTGCTGATTTCATCATGCAAAATATGCAAATGCAGTGCAATGTTATAGGACAGGCATATAAATATGGTGTAAAAAAACTCTTATTTTTAGGCTCTACATGTATCTATCCCAAAGCCGCTCCACAGCCAATAACCGAGGATTCATTATTAACAGGACCACTTGAATATACTAATGAAGAATATGCTATCGCAAAAATAGCAGGTTTAAAGATGTGCGAAAGCTATAACTTGCAATATGGAACCAATTATATTGCAGTAATGCCAACAAACCTTTATGGTCCAAACGACAATTTCCATTTAGAAAATAGTCATGTTATGCCAGCAATGATGCGTAAGATTTATCTCGCAAAACTTATTCATGAGAATGATTGGAGTTCGATAAAACAAGACTTAAATTTACGCCCTGTGGTTGGAGTTAATGGTGAATGCGATAAAGATGTGATTTTATCTACATTGAAAAAGTATGGTATTTCTGATAATAAAGTTGAGCTTTGGGGTAGTGGAACGCCTTTGCGTGAGTTCTTGTGGAGTGAAGATATGGCTGATGCTTGTGTACATTTGCTATTGAATGTCAACTTTAAAGATATTATAGGAATAGATAAATACTCTTCGGTTTGCTATGGTTCAAAGGTTGATGGTATTGTTGATAGAAACGAAACTGTAGGGCGAGGAGGAGCAATACCATCTCTAGGAGAAATTAGGAATTGTCATATAAATATTGGAACAGGCAAAGAAATAACAATAAAAGACTTAGCTTACTTAGTTAAGAAAGTTGTTAATTTTAGTGGAGAAATTTGTTTTGACATATCAAAGCCTGATGGAACACCACGCAAGTTGGTTAGTGTTGAAAAGCTAAATGCACTTGGTTGGCATCATAGTGTAGAGATTGAAGAAGGTGTTCAACGCTTATTCAATTGGTATGAACAAGACTTAAAAAGATTATAA
- the gmd gene encoding GDP-mannose 4,6-dehydratase, with protein MNRKVALITGITGQDGSHLAEFLIDKGYEVHGLLRRSSSFNTARIEHLYLDEWVRDMKQKRLVNLHWADMTDSSSLIRIIGEIRPTEIYNLAAQSHVKVSFDVPEYTADTDAIGVLRLLEAVRICQLDKTCRIYQASTSELYGKVQEIPQRETTPFYPRSPYAVAKLYGYWIIKNYRESYGMYCCNGILFNHEGERRGETFVTRKITLAASRIAKGYQDKLYLGNLDARRDWGYAKDYVECMWLMLQQPEADDFVIATGEMHTVREFCDLAFKEAGIELRWEGSGVEERGIDIATNRVLVEVDPKYFRPCEVEQLLGDPSKAKEKLGWNPTKTSFKELVQLMVQHDLEYVDKLHHKD; from the coding sequence ATGAATCGAAAGGTAGCACTTATTACAGGAATTACAGGTCAAGATGGATCTCATCTTGCAGAGTTCCTAATAGATAAAGGATATGAAGTTCATGGACTATTAAGAAGGTCGTCATCTTTTAACACTGCTCGTATAGAGCATTTGTATTTAGATGAGTGGGTGAGAGATATGAAGCAGAAAAGACTTGTTAATTTGCATTGGGCAGATATGACAGACTCTTCTTCTTTGATAAGAATTATTGGTGAAATTCGTCCTACTGAAATCTATAATCTAGCTGCACAAAGTCATGTAAAGGTGTCTTTTGATGTGCCAGAATACACAGCAGATACTGACGCAATTGGTGTTTTACGCTTATTAGAGGCAGTTCGTATCTGTCAACTTGATAAAACTTGTCGCATATATCAGGCTTCTACATCTGAATTATATGGTAAAGTACAAGAAATTCCACAACGAGAAACAACTCCATTTTATCCTCGTTCTCCTTATGCAGTAGCTAAATTATATGGCTATTGGATTATAAAAAACTATAGAGAAAGCTATGGTATGTATTGCTGTAATGGTATATTATTTAACCATGAGGGTGAACGTAGAGGAGAAACGTTCGTAACTAGAAAGATAACTCTTGCTGCTTCACGCATAGCAAAGGGTTATCAAGATAAATTATATCTAGGTAATTTGGATGCAAGACGTGATTGGGGATATGCAAAGGACTATGTAGAATGTATGTGGTTAATGCTTCAACAACCTGAAGCAGATGACTTTGTGATTGCAACAGGCGAGATGCATACTGTACGAGAGTTTTGTGATTTGGCTTTTAAAGAAGCTGGAATAGAACTTCGTTGGGAGGGAAGTGGAGTAGAAGAACGTGGTATTGATATTGCAACTAATCGAGTTTTAGTTGAAGTTGACCCTAAATATTTCCGTCCATGTGAGGTTGAACAGCTCTTAGGAGACCCTTCTAAAGCGAAAGAAAAGCTTGGGTGGAATCCTACAAAGACATCTTTCAAAGAGTTAGTTCAATTGATGGTGCAACACGATTTAGAGTATGTTGATAAGTTACATCATAAAGATTAA
- a CDS encoding mannose-1-phosphate guanylyltransferase — MSHNNNHLVIMAGGVGSRFWPMSTADVPKQFIDVLGVGRTLIQMTVDRFCGICPKENIWVVTNRKYLSLVKEQLPGLVESNILLEPCRRNTAPCIAYVSWRIKSKDPKANIVVAPSDAIVTDVDEFRRVITASLKFTSETDSIVTLGMKPTRPETGYGYIQADLRLGSPLNNEIFRVDSFREKPDLATATEYIQHNNYFWNSGIFIWNVSTIVNAFRIYQPAMSKIFEGMLPIYGTEKEQEEIDRRYPECENISVDYAIMEKVDEIFVFPSDFGWSDLGTWGALLMHTKNDLYGNSCIGDNIKLFESRNCIIHTTQAKQVIIQGLDGYIVAEQDGKLLICKMSEEQRIRHFSDEI, encoded by the coding sequence ATGAGTCACAATAATAATCATTTAGTGATAATGGCAGGTGGTGTAGGCAGTAGGTTTTGGCCTATGAGCACTGCAGATGTACCTAAACAATTTATAGATGTATTAGGAGTTGGACGCACTTTAATACAAATGACGGTCGATAGATTTTGTGGTATATGCCCCAAAGAAAATATTTGGGTTGTAACCAATCGTAAATACTTATCCTTAGTAAAGGAGCAGCTTCCCGGACTTGTCGAGTCTAATATTTTATTAGAGCCTTGTCGTCGAAATACAGCACCATGTATAGCCTATGTAAGCTGGAGAATAAAGTCGAAAGACCCTAAAGCAAATATTGTAGTTGCGCCAAGTGATGCAATAGTTACCGATGTAGATGAGTTTAGAAGAGTTATCACAGCATCTTTGAAATTTACCAGTGAAACCGATTCTATCGTAACTCTTGGAATGAAACCAACACGCCCAGAAACAGGATATGGTTACATTCAGGCAGATTTGCGTTTAGGTTCTCCGCTTAATAATGAAATCTTTAGAGTTGATTCTTTTCGTGAAAAACCCGATTTAGCAACAGCTACAGAGTATATTCAACATAATAACTATTTTTGGAATTCAGGGATATTTATTTGGAATGTAAGTACAATTGTAAATGCATTCCGTATTTACCAGCCAGCAATGAGCAAGATTTTTGAAGGAATGTTGCCCATCTATGGAACAGAAAAAGAGCAAGAAGAAATTGATAGACGATATCCAGAATGCGAGAATATATCTGTGGATTATGCCATTATGGAAAAAGTTGATGAGATATTTGTATTTCCATCAGACTTTGGTTGGAGTGATCTTGGAACATGGGGAGCGCTCCTTATGCATACAAAAAACGATCTCTATGGAAATAGTTGTATTGGAGATAATATCAAATTATTTGAATCTCGCAATTGTATCATCCACACAACACAAGCTAAACAAGTGATTATTCAAGGCTTAGATGGATATATTGTGGCAGAACAAGATGGTAAATTATTAATATGTAAGATGTCTGAAGAACAACGAATCAGACACTTTAGTGATGAAATTTGA
- a CDS encoding DUF4738 domain-containing protein, translated as MRLSINKVIRRITFILLACFVLMACSDRKNAKIIDNSEDKKAKQLLQGIWMNDDDGDIAFRVLGDSIFYPDSLSVPVAFKIQQDSFVLLSSNITKYPIIKQSEHVFEFKNSNGEVVHLVKSNDPSNIYEFEHHSVMQINQHKLIKADTIINIGQEKYHSYTQINPTSYKVVTTKYNDDGVEVDNIYYDNIIHISIFKGYQKMFSKDFYKYDFRKYIPKQFLRQSILNDIVLYKTDKGQLHYKVTLSIPDSPLSYILEMVITQNKISRVSLLEN; from the coding sequence ATGCGGTTATCTATAAATAAAGTCATAAGAAGAATTACTTTTATTTTATTGGCATGCTTTGTTTTAATGGCTTGTTCCGACAGAAAGAATGCGAAAATAATAGATAATTCAGAAGATAAAAAAGCCAAACAACTATTACAAGGAATATGGATGAATGACGATGATGGAGACATTGCGTTCCGTGTTTTGGGTGACTCTATCTTTTATCCCGATTCTTTAAGCGTTCCAGTTGCATTCAAAATACAACAAGATTCATTTGTTTTATTAAGCTCAAATATAACTAAATATCCGATTATAAAGCAGAGTGAGCATGTTTTTGAATTTAAAAATAGCAATGGTGAGGTTGTTCATTTAGTAAAAAGTAACGACCCTTCAAACATATATGAGTTTGAACATCATTCGGTTATGCAGATTAATCAGCATAAATTAATAAAGGCCGACACTATTATTAATATTGGGCAAGAAAAATATCACAGCTATACTCAAATTAATCCAACAAGTTATAAAGTGGTCACAACAAAATATAACGATGATGGAGTAGAGGTTGATAATATTTATTACGATAATATTATACATATAAGTATATTTAAAGGTTATCAGAAAATGTTTTCAAAAGACTTTTATAAATACGACTTTAGAAAGTATATCCCTAAGCAGTTCTTAAGGCAAAGCATATTAAATGATATTGTTCTTTATAAAACCGATAAAGGACAATTGCATTATAAAGTCACCTTAAGTATTCCTGATAGTCCGTTAAGTTATATTCTTGAGATGGTCATAACACAAAATAAAATATCTAGAGTATCATTGCTTGAAAACTAA
- a CDS encoding UDP-glucose/GDP-mannose dehydrogenase family protein: protein MKIAVVGTGYVGLVSGACFAETGAVVTCVDVDELKIQKLMQGDIPIYEPGLDELVLKNIKAGRLKFTTSLAKILNEQQIVFSAVGTPPDEDGSADLKYVYQVAETIGECLNKYVVVVTKSTVPVGTSMQVRHIIQQKLNERGVNVPFDVASNPEFLKEGNAIKDFMSPDRVVVGVDSEKAKEILTRLYKPFLLNNFRVLFMDIASAEMTKYAANSMLATRISFMNDIANLCELVGANINMVRAGIGSDTRIGRKFLYAGCGYGGSCFPKDVKALIKTADDNGYNLQVLKAVENVNALQKKVVFDKLCKIYDKEQLGKKTIAIWGLAFKPDTDDMRDSTALVVIDLLLKAGCTIKVYDPVAMDECKRRIGDIVHYCKDMYDAAMGADAILLITEWKEFRLPSWDVVSKIMNKPLLIDGRNIFDRSELESVGFEYHCIGC from the coding sequence ATGAAAATTGCAGTTGTTGGAACAGGTTATGTCGGTTTAGTCTCTGGAGCATGTTTTGCAGAGACTGGAGCCGTGGTTACATGTGTTGATGTTGATGAATTAAAAATTCAAAAACTGATGCAAGGAGATATTCCTATCTATGAACCTGGACTTGATGAGCTTGTCTTAAAGAATATAAAAGCAGGACGATTAAAGTTTACAACGTCGTTAGCTAAGATACTAAACGAACAACAAATAGTATTCTCTGCTGTCGGTACACCTCCCGACGAAGATGGAAGTGCAGACCTAAAGTATGTTTATCAAGTGGCAGAAACTATAGGAGAGTGCCTCAATAAATATGTTGTTGTTGTAACTAAAAGTACAGTTCCTGTTGGAACTTCAATGCAGGTAAGGCACATTATTCAACAAAAACTAAATGAAAGAGGAGTTAATGTACCTTTTGATGTTGCTAGTAATCCTGAGTTTTTGAAAGAAGGTAATGCCATAAAGGACTTTATGAGTCCTGATAGAGTTGTGGTAGGAGTAGATAGCGAAAAAGCAAAAGAAATACTAACACGTCTTTATAAACCTTTCTTACTTAATAATTTTAGAGTTCTTTTCATGGATATTGCAAGTGCAGAGATGACAAAATATGCAGCCAACTCAATGCTTGCAACACGTATTTCTTTTATGAATGATATTGCTAACCTATGCGAATTGGTAGGAGCAAATATCAATATGGTGCGTGCAGGAATAGGTAGTGATACCCGAATAGGACGTAAATTCTTATATGCTGGTTGTGGATATGGAGGCTCGTGTTTCCCTAAAGATGTCAAAGCATTAATCAAAACGGCAGACGATAATGGTTATAATCTACAAGTTTTAAAGGCTGTAGAGAACGTAAATGCATTGCAAAAGAAAGTCGTTTTTGATAAACTCTGCAAGATATATGATAAGGAACAACTAGGCAAAAAGACAATAGCAATCTGGGGATTAGCATTTAAACCCGATACAGATGATATGAGAGATTCTACTGCTCTGGTTGTTATAGATTTGCTTTTAAAGGCAGGTTGCACAATAAAAGTGTACGATCCTGTTGCTATGGATGAGTGTAAACGTCGTATAGGAGATATTGTTCACTATTGTAAAGATATGTATGATGCTGCAATGGGTGCTGATGCTATCTTATTAATAACAGAATGGAAGGAGTTTAGATTGCCTTCTTGGGATGTCGTTTCTAAGATAATGAACAAGCCTTTGCTTATCGATGGACGTAATATTTTCGATAGATCAGAGCTTGAGAGTGTTGGATTTGAATATCACTGCATAGGATGTTAA
- the rfbC gene encoding dTDP-4-dehydrorhamnose 3,5-epimerase encodes MTYTETELKGVWIIESKVFNDDRGYFFESWNSKSFTEHIGAINFIQDNESKSSYGVLRGLHYQKGDAAQAKLVRVIKGNVLDVAVDLRRSSPTFGKYVAVELSETNKRQLFIPRGFAHGFLVLSPEAIFCYKVDNVYAPEKEATLMWNDDSVSINWPIKDGLIFSVKDLKGTSLKDAEVFD; translated from the coding sequence ATGACATACACAGAAACTGAACTGAAAGGTGTTTGGATAATAGAGTCAAAAGTATTTAATGATGACAGAGGTTATTTCTTTGAATCATGGAATAGCAAAAGTTTTACAGAACATATAGGTGCGATTAACTTTATTCAAGATAATGAATCGAAATCTAGTTATGGTGTTTTGCGTGGACTACATTATCAAAAAGGAGATGCAGCGCAAGCTAAACTTGTTCGTGTAATCAAAGGAAACGTATTAGATGTAGCAGTTGATTTACGTCGTTCTTCGCCTACTTTTGGAAAGTATGTAGCAGTAGAATTAAGCGAAACCAATAAACGTCAATTATTTATTCCACGTGGTTTTGCACACGGATTCTTAGTATTAAGTCCTGAAGCAATATTCTGTTATAAGGTAGATAATGTGTATGCACCAGAGAAAGAGGCAACTTTAATGTGGAATGATGATAGTGTTTCAATTAATTGGCCTATCAAAGATGGTTTGATTTTTAGTGTAAAAGATTTAAAAGGCACATCGTTGAAAGACGCAGAAGTATTTGATTAA
- a CDS encoding DNA mismatch repair protein MutS has translation MIDPKQYYKAQQLEHRNILKVLQKKEFNLFIGRLFLGFSSLSLLIWGFYTKSIGLGLGGVISLLLFIGCVYWYKSNLNKIKQCKQILKAVNNELLYFKGEFTAYNGKDYVSAQHPFTYNIDIFGESSLFHRINRTITQSGSKQLASFLSNVGCGKHDILQRQATLDELEKQHDYLIHHKSIDEIESKKIRFSAENYSSIFNIRTLSFIMSLSLFILISCWGNLFTCLFLGKSLILPIYILASIIFINGIISTFYFQKGNKIILKLKQLISLSESYAPIISLNTAITFKSNTLKEIQSALLLHKKNLKELSTMNEFLGFRNNVILWMVSNTLFLLDVFIFIKFIKWEKKNLSELHDLEDTIGYLDALISLATYNFNHPNAVTPQIVTSGCISGKNIYHPFMTFKEAIGNDFTQEESIITIITGANMSGKSTFLRTIALNIVLANTGCKVCAESFLLNASIKLFTSMRTQDNIVAGKSYFNAEIDRLESAIDYGMKHPSTLFIFDEVLKGTNSEDKLLGSINLLKFFSQKQFMVIIATHDLGVTHLEEEFGSDKYINYCFEIELTTPILYSYTINRGICKNKNASFIVNKMLESKIKMNNDIEEK, from the coding sequence ATGATTGATCCTAAACAGTATTATAAAGCACAACAGCTTGAACATAGAAATATTTTAAAAGTATTACAGAAGAAAGAGTTCAATCTTTTTATTGGTAGATTATTTTTAGGCTTTTCCTCTTTATCTCTACTTATATGGGGATTTTATACCAAATCAATAGGACTTGGTTTAGGTGGCGTTATCTCATTGTTACTGTTTATTGGTTGTGTATATTGGTATAAAAGTAATCTCAATAAAATTAAACAATGCAAGCAAATCCTTAAAGCTGTTAATAATGAACTACTCTATTTCAAAGGAGAATTTACGGCATACAATGGAAAAGACTATGTTTCTGCCCAACATCCATTTACATACAATATCGATATTTTTGGCGAATCGTCTTTGTTTCATCGCATCAACAGAACTATAACTCAAAGTGGATCTAAGCAATTAGCCTCTTTCTTATCGAATGTGGGATGCGGAAAGCATGATATTTTACAACGACAAGCAACCCTTGATGAGCTAGAAAAGCAGCACGACTACTTAATTCATCACAAATCAATTGATGAAATAGAAAGTAAAAAGATTCGTTTTAGTGCAGAAAACTACTCTTCTATATTTAATATAAGGACATTAAGTTTCATCATGTCTTTATCTCTTTTCATTCTAATAAGCTGTTGGGGAAATCTTTTCACATGCTTGTTTTTAGGAAAATCACTCATTCTACCTATTTATATTCTTGCTAGTATTATCTTCATCAATGGAATAATTAGTACATTTTACTTTCAAAAGGGAAATAAAATCATACTAAAACTCAAGCAGTTAATATCTTTATCTGAAAGTTATGCCCCTATTATATCTTTAAATACAGCCATAACATTTAAAAGTAATACTTTAAAGGAAATTCAATCAGCCTTACTACTACATAAAAAGAATTTGAAAGAACTCAGCACGATGAATGAATTTCTTGGCTTTAGGAATAATGTTATTTTGTGGATGGTTAGTAATACACTTTTCCTTCTTGATGTATTTATTTTTATCAAGTTCATAAAATGGGAAAAGAAAAACTTGTCAGAACTTCACGATTTAGAGGACACTATAGGATATTTAGATGCTTTAATAAGTTTAGCAACATATAATTTTAATCATCCTAATGCTGTAACTCCTCAGATTGTAACCAGTGGTTGCATATCAGGAAAGAACATCTATCACCCATTTATGACCTTTAAAGAAGCCATAGGAAACGACTTCACTCAAGAAGAAAGTATAATTACAATTATTACTGGTGCAAATATGTCTGGAAAGAGTACCTTTTTACGCACCATTGCTCTCAATATTGTACTTGCAAATACTGGCTGTAAAGTGTGCGCAGAGTCCTTTCTGCTTAATGCTTCAATCAAATTGTTTACAAGTATGCGTACTCAAGATAATATAGTTGCAGGCAAATCCTATTTCAATGCAGAGATAGACAGATTAGAAAGTGCTATAGATTATGGAATGAAACACCCTTCTACATTGTTTATCTTTGACGAAGTTTTAAAAGGAACCAACTCAGAAGATAAACTATTAGGTTCTATTAATCTACTAAAATTCTTCTCTCAAAAACAATTTATGGTAATTATTGCTACGCATGACCTAGGAGTTACACACCTAGAAGAGGAGTTTGGCAGTGATAAGTATATCAATTATTGTTTTGAAATAGAACTAACAACTCCTATTTTGTACTCTTATACAATCAATAGAGGTATTTGTAAAAATAAGAATGCATCTTTTATTGTCAATAAGATGCTGGAGTCAAAAATAAAGATGAATAATGATATAGAAGAAAAATAA
- a CDS encoding iron ABC transporter permease gives MKTKLYTYSIVLAIFIPLLIVLNILVGSVYISFSDVMAILSGDSSNELQASSYIIYNLRLPQVITAILCGASLATSGLLLQTTFKNPLAGPSLFGIDSGAALGVALVLLMMGGNITLGGLTASGYAAVLIAAFVGSITIALIVLLFSNIVRNAIVLLIIGIMIGYLTSSAITLLNFYATDDGVRSYLLWGMGSFNSVTLEQIPLFSLLIIPVLISTFFLIKPLNAFSLGELYARNLGIKVQTLRSTLLIVTGLLVASVTSFCGPISFIGLAVPHLVRLVISSEDNKWLLPLTLFTGVAMALFCNLLCVLPGERGTLPLNAVTSLVGAPIVLYVIVFKLKRFS, from the coding sequence TTGAAAACAAAGCTTTATACATATAGCATCGTTCTTGCAATCTTTATTCCTTTATTGATAGTCTTGAACATTCTTGTGGGTAGTGTTTACATTTCTTTTAGTGATGTAATGGCTATTTTGAGTGGTGACAGTTCTAATGAATTGCAAGCAAGTAGTTATATTATTTATAATCTTCGACTTCCTCAAGTTATAACTGCTATATTATGTGGCGCATCTCTTGCGACATCAGGTTTGTTGCTTCAAACAACATTTAAGAATCCTTTGGCAGGTCCATCTCTATTTGGAATTGATTCAGGAGCAGCACTCGGAGTTGCTTTAGTGCTACTTATGATGGGCGGAAACATCACTCTTGGCGGTTTAACAGCAAGTGGTTATGCTGCTGTTTTGATAGCTGCTTTTGTGGGGTCAATAACTATTGCATTAATCGTCTTATTGTTTTCAAATATTGTTCGCAATGCCATTGTACTATTGATTATTGGTATAATGATAGGCTATTTAACGTCTTCAGCCATCACACTTCTTAATTTTTATGCTACAGACGATGGTGTTCGGTCGTATTTGTTGTGGGGAATGGGTAGCTTTAATAGTGTTACTTTAGAGCAAATACCACTCTTTTCACTACTTATTATACCCGTTTTAATCAGTACATTTTTCTTGATAAAGCCTTTAAATGCCTTTTCTTTAGGAGAGTTATATGCCCGTAATTTAGGTATAAAGGTGCAAACCTTGCGCAGTACTTTATTAATCGTTACAGGTCTACTTGTTGCTAGTGTTACTTCTTTTTGTGGTCCTATATCTTTTATTGGACTTGCTGTTCCGCATCTTGTACGCTTAGTTATTAGTTCTGAAGACAATAAATGGCTATTGCCTTTAACCCTTTTTACAGGGGTGGCGATGGCTTTATTCTGTAATCTTTTGTGTGTTTTGCCAGGTGAAAGGGGAACTTTACCTCTTAATGCAGTTACTTCTTTGGTTGGTGCCCCCATCGTTTTATATGTAATTGTGTTTAAACTAAAACGATTTTCGTAA
- a CDS encoding ABC transporter substrate-binding protein, whose protein sequence is MHSVIYCIIVILSVLFTSCNSSKQRELTEVGDTLQLKYARGVDVIRFQDYTIVDIKNPWKGEKLLQRYILYTRDKVQKIPSSLKGTKVSVPLERCVMSTAAHCYLLDQLKQTNNISAVLGRKYIHIPIIEKEIKRGKIADAGEEFQPNIEKLILIKPDALFLSPYEQAGSYQNLDKLGVPIIFCADYMESSSLARAEWMKVYSVFFDCEELAEILFDEVERNYKAQTIMAHQLHSKNEIFTERLMSSTWYCPGGTSTIAQLIKDANGIYSFSDNEKAGSIPLTFEQVFAKTQQAKVWAFTYNGEKDMTIGDLLKENDRYKALKVVVNGAIYACNASKVPFFEETPFRPDWLLHDFIIMLHPNHFQANQLKYYKKL, encoded by the coding sequence ATGCATTCTGTTATTTATTGTATTATAGTTATATTGAGTGTGTTGTTCACTTCATGTAATTCCTCAAAACAACGAGAACTTACAGAAGTGGGCGATACACTTCAATTGAAATATGCTCGTGGAGTTGATGTTATTCGTTTTCAGGATTATACAATTGTTGACATAAAGAATCCCTGGAAGGGTGAAAAGTTGTTGCAACGATATATTCTTTACACCCGAGATAAAGTTCAAAAGATACCTTCTTCTCTCAAAGGAACAAAGGTTTCAGTTCCTTTAGAACGATGTGTAATGTCTACAGCAGCTCATTGTTATCTTTTAGATCAATTAAAACAAACAAACAATATTTCTGCTGTTTTAGGACGAAAGTATATTCATATACCTATAATAGAAAAAGAGATTAAAAGAGGAAAGATTGCTGATGCAGGCGAAGAGTTTCAACCTAATATCGAGAAACTTATTTTAATAAAACCCGATGCCTTGTTCCTTTCTCCCTATGAGCAGGCAGGAAGCTATCAAAACTTAGATAAATTAGGTGTTCCTATCATTTTTTGTGCCGACTATATGGAATCTTCTTCGTTGGCAAGAGCAGAGTGGATGAAGGTATATAGCGTGTTTTTTGATTGTGAAGAACTTGCAGAAATTTTATTTGATGAGGTGGAAAGAAACTATAAAGCGCAAACCATTATGGCTCATCAGCTTCATTCCAAGAACGAAATATTTACCGAACGCTTGATGTCTAGCACATGGTATTGTCCTGGAGGAACAAGTACTATTGCACAATTAATAAAGGATGCAAATGGTATTTATTCGTTTTCTGATAATGAGAAGGCAGGTTCTATTCCCTTAACTTTTGAACAAGTATTTGCTAAAACACAGCAAGCAAAGGTGTGGGCGTTTACTTATAATGGTGAGAAAGATATGACTATAGGTGATTTATTGAAAGAGAATGACCGATATAAGGCTCTTAAAGTGGTTGTGAATGGAGCTATTTATGCTTGTAATGCCTCTAAAGTTCCATTTTTTGAAGAGACTCCTTTCCGTCCAGATTGGCTCCTTCACGACTTTATAATCATGCTTCACCCGAACCATTTTCAGGCAAATCAATTAAAATATTACAAGAAACTTTGA